A genome region from Eurosta solidaginis isolate ZX-2024a chromosome 2, ASM4086904v1, whole genome shotgun sequence includes the following:
- the LOC137241212 gene encoding serine-rich adhesin for platelets-like isoform X2: MELPSMVQRSGDTLIVRSVVSGNQLYLDHGAAASTNNNNANKHCSPSPLQQSLGNANITNNALEQLERYRIAAAQYHLQQQQQQQQQQQNAAQQQQQNAVVNSAVAQHQQPAMELKDEGLPQCKIKRNYSCSYCTYFTQNPRYHLTHLRDVHGEKIVINKCKLCLYASRHFQKLVRHMKMVHGCTDGVTAGHGQPRGKRGMSREARKRKLEQSVGLSGAPIELTGSSDGGNASKGNDVAKIPTYEQVKREMELQRENLIAVVYERELQVQREREREIEARQQAQKAYEQEIQAANTAATAGTDAATAGTDAAQRRQSPTNTSNSNNSSVATNVSAKSNTNTNSSASSSHASFQLPPAHQQSLNNSRTRSIELSPSPTDSVSSVPSADTAPPTTLHPGSVSLTYVGDEPTQNRLLKCSLCEFTTLFRAQLVNHELDEHCKTKFFRCEKCSYVTHIKARFSKHVKYHSMPMIKCVTCDFRTPYKWNLDRHMKNHGGAGPFKCAACDFTADIKQSLTVHEMNHHVPPVGHAAGMSLARRRNKVGGTDLCDDFLSDSADLLEDQYNNNNIDEFDEVLMTAEPYNKRIKYEDDEPTDLSAKGASSDTSSVHNHSVSASQTPKPKRPIPNLIPIPKNSAATSIINLSKEFAASRSSLTDIASMFFDDKQISEMFQPTDKANTTQLSPTPTVASVASSHASRNQLHKKGTTGGSFFDKLKSSALAGPNENLICPCGHMAKCLSESIIHRKTCNFAAIADDDIEEEQDDADDRLEIDFAEEDDRQSHSALNLSVTGSTRCQHCRHRCKSSADLLNHLKQCSEASRCGNDSYDSMSGDSSAGRGVGGNDSNAEQHPMENRVFIWNKMPGGGEAIGQHEGSQNSDMRGQSNNTAESSGSSGHGTNSATCEENSYYGVETAPGYGEMTPEEEAANSSLKKVYKCPHCSFWASTASRFHVHIVGHLNKKPFECSLCSYRSNWRWDITKHIRLKTIRDPSHKNARVLMNDETGRRNYTKYNKYITLMKVTEEDGDPKLMKSGEMTPNQVASLSFINDFNKNVMPNALTSTHLNGIKEDITLEPIPSKSSGGSGNNSAGDQLNDGFIRLPLLATMMNAAMAQQQHNQQQKDPDQGHTTMITPSVTISAVKRSPPPLLKPSDDLVTDVRQEGNEKKTFYRCRKCSFRHANRDAVLAHVKIHYQDPTYPMVTATATNSPISTNSQSQSQPQHNTPLQVTVNPNIYMNKVLAAMCLSQQQQQQQQPQQQQSNSNTTVNSNDQQQHSIISAGLLQQAIQAAPPNSPLSCLALSLAGKSPVKATASILEHGEQKATQNEASAQITTTSPKQNSNNNNSNNLNSLTMVNLAALAAAKASSDSASANSIAIGVGGGGGVGVGVGKADSMTTSAASSLQHLLTSPRGTYTSSTAAHTLHQQLHSPIIGVGAHSNNNNNNSNTNLVMGALTVSKHTTAMQGLNDNVFGTPTSPMKSLTSTAHANDFGATSSSSLQTSPNDITAFNNTSSATTVTTLPTTPSTSTTTASMGAKFTSDSFHMQQMGIIGATINTNIHNSAAAAAAITYLGGGSGSSSSGGGGVGVIGSQMAHSDNNNSICIGGIMFGSSNSTTTPSLIRNNSIPATTTLAASSPITASKNGGASSSSTTCNLLLNSAQSTSAAAAAASGLYLPSNAITLSPAASCISSANTTTNNFNNNNTLNANQNPSNNCSSNLLVNDSERREPSPYRCGHCHQVSNWKHVIQRHCRLKHAGDIRIETLDRFLSSANERNGPPVYRPLGSGASNESNYGQTLKALQQQQQQNQQHQQQQQQLQQQQSLQIMNNSSNISGGPPNNTSVLMANNKGEPHLLHSPLAGTAAANAATTPQELQQAAAAYIAATYKAAAAAANSAGSASAAVAAAAALGLNSEDLLLHQQLQQNDQIEITRLAPNVGNAAQSQPQQQQQQLQQNSKCKQQKCPLCPYISESKSQMNYHISLHKPTQYECSMCTFVCAKKQHLSSHMRTVHQQHNLSAVSQLGNMSAAINSMDFSMALHLAAVAQAQQDSSSASPLAIDLTALKQKITTVQQLRQSQQASTQQQSPHPHPHTNSTTENQIRSLLYCPKCPARYTQKYSETSNAKRELEDHLKCHSASDVVDANASNGGTQTKPAFKCEYCDYGAAHEAHIQKHRYVHTQHYQDKCATLYKHIPEDVEYAPPKLMQITLAKSLQQAPETIWIVDNELNVQAVSKEQRHACISSSSLTHTTKSTATAAAAVTTTHFDTANSLLKKQLESGMSISGLGGASNATIRSSPSPPPTSKELADADDSSNMPSTSASVATSDLAVDGGSDFTSSAASPAPVEKCLYCPYETKHTSLYKAHLQRHICISNQKETYTCEHCDYTDSKQENIADHTRVHFSAVEKLKSVAFFTSYDNLELSVEQDGVQGGAGEHYDKQTVAELEREKSAPNTEQPTLKIKQEHNNNNEDHVINENVVKEQQQTQAKSNVKVKVDGDNNKILEKTPTTESIIKKACNKIILYKNDGCLSIKREGSNSSSSSSNNTNSNSNTNISENISDRLRRRISRNSNNNNANHLIGIGGSSNVNNHNDDQAGAGGGAQQGHKTILVNAKTGQVISRN, encoded by the exons ATGGAACTGCCGTCGATGGTACAGCGTTCTGGCGATACGCTTATAGTGCGCAGTGTTGTTAGTGGGAATCAATTGTATTTGGATCATGGTGCCGCAGCATCAACAAACAATAATAATGCTAACAAACATTGTAGTCCTTCGCCGCTGCAACAGTCATTGGGCAATGCCAACATAACGAATAATGCCTTGGAACAATTGGAACGTTATCGTATAGCAGCAGCGCAGTatcatttacaacaacaacagcagcagcaacaacaacaacaaaatgccgcacagcagcagcaacaaaatgCAGTTGTCAATTCAGCTGTAGCTCAACATCAACAACCGGCTATGGAATTGAAGGATGAGGGATTGCCGCAGTGTAAAATAAAGCGCAATTACAGTTGCAGCTACTGCACCTATTTCACACAGAATCCACGTTATCATTTGACACACTTGCGTGATGTTCATGGAGAGAAAATTGTTATCAACAAATGCAAATTGTGCTTGTATGCATCTCGACATTTTCAAAAGTTGGTGCGGCATATGAAAATGGTGCATGGCTGCACAGATGGTGTAACTGCTGGTCATGGTCAACCGCGCGGAAAACGTGGTATGAGTCGAGAGGCGCGTAAGCGAAAGTTGGAACAAAGTGTTGGTTTGAGTGGTGCACCTATTGAGTTGACGGGCAGCAGCGATGGTGGCAATGCTAGTAAGGGCAATGACGTAGCCAAGATACCAACTTATGAGCAG GTTAAACGGGAGATGGAACTGCAGCGGGAAAACCTTATCGCCGTTGTATACGAACGTGAATTGCAAGTGCAACGAGAGCGGGAACGCGAAATAGAAGCTCGACAACAAGCACAAAAGGCTTACGAACAGGAAATACAAGCAGCCAATACTGCGGCTACCGCAGGAACTGATGCGGCTACCGCAGGAACTGATGCGGCCCAACGTCGGCAATCGCCCACCAAtaccagcaacagcaacaacagcagtgTTGCAACAAATGTCTCCGCCAAGAGCAACACTAATACCAACAGTAGCGCCAGCAGTAGTCATGCAAGCTTCCAATTGCCACCAGCACACCAACAGTCACTTAATAATTCACGCACCCGCAGCATAGAGCTTTCACCATCACCCACAGATTCTGTATCATCTGTGCCTAGTGCTGACACCGCCCCTCCCACTACATTACACCCAGGTAGCGTTTCACTCACCTATGTCGGCGATGAGCCTACGCAAAATAGGCTCTTGAAGTGTAGCCTCTGCGAGTTCACTACACTCTTTCGTGCACAGCTAGTTAACCACGAATTAGATGAGCATTGTAAGACGAAATTCTTTCGCTGTGAAAAATGTTCTTATGTGACACATATAAAGGCGCGTTTCAGCAAACATGTTAAATATCACTCCATGCCTATGATTAAGTGCGTCACTTGCGATTTTCGAACACCCTATAAATGGAATCTTGATCGGCATATGAAGAATCATGGTGGCGCTGGTCCGTTTAAATGTGCTGCTTGCGATTTCACAGCTGATATAAAACAATCGCTGACAGTGCACGAAATGAATCATCATGTGCCACCGGTTGGGCATGCAGCTGGTATGTCGTTGGCACGTCGACGCAATAAAGTGGGAGGTACAGATTTATGCGATGATTTCCTTAGTGACTCTGCCGATTTATTGGAAGAtcagtataataataataatattgatgAGTTCGACGAAGTGCTAATGACCGCTGAGCCGTATAACAAGCGTATCAAATATGAAGATGATGAGCCCACTGATTTGTCGGCAAAAGGCGCATCGTCGGATACTTCATCTGTACATAATCATAGTGTTAGTGCATCACAAACACCAAAGCCAAAGCGTCCTATACCGAATCTCATTCCAATACCGAAAAACAGCGCAGCAACAAG cATTATTAATCTTTCCAAAGAGTTTGCCGCATCACGCAGTTCTCTCACAGATATCGCTTCCATGTTCTTCGATGACAAACAAATTTCGGAAATGTTTCAACCGACCGACAAAGCAAATACCACGCAGCTCTCGCCGACACCCACAGTTGCCTCTGTGGCCTCGAGCCATGCCTCACGCAACCAACTACATAAAAAAGGCACCACAGGTGGCAGTTTCTTCGATAAATTGAAGTCGTCTGCTTTAGCAGGCCCAAACGAAAATCTCATATGCCCATGTGGTCATATGGCAAAGTGCCTATCAGAATCAATAATCCACCGTAAAACATGTAATTTTGCTGCAATCGCTGACGATGATATTGAAGAGGAGCAAGATGATGCTGATGACAGGCTGGAAATAGATTTCGCTGAAGAGGATGATCGCCAATCACATTCTGCGCTCAATTTAAGTGTTACCGGCTCCACACGTTGCCAACATTGCCGTCATCGTTGCAAATCATCAGCCGATCTATTGAATCACCTGAAACAATGTAGTGAGGCGAGTCGTTGCGGTAATGATTCTTACGATTCAATGTCTGGTGATAGTAGCGCTGGACGTGGTGTTGGTGGCAATGACTCAAATGCTGAGCAGCATCCTATGGAGAATCGTGTATTTATATGGAATAAAATGCCGGGTGGTGGTGAAGCGATAGGACAGCACGAAGGTAGTCAGAATTCGGATATGCGTGGACAGTCAAACAATACCGCAGAATCATCGGGTAGTAGTGGGCATGGAACTAATAGTGCAACGTGTGAAGAGAATAGCTATTACGGTGTTGAAACTGCACCAGGCTATGGTGAG ATGACACCCGAAGAAGAAGCAGCCAATTCTTCGCTGAAAAAAGTCTACAAATGCCCGCATTGCTCATTTTGGGCATCAACTGCATCACGCTTTCATGTACACATCGTTGGTCATTTGAATAAGAAACCTTTTGAATGTTCACTTTGTTCATATCGTTCAAATTGGCGTTGGGATATAACCAAGCATATACGTCTAAAGACCATACGTGATCCTAGTCATAAGAATGCGCGTGTGCTCATGAATGATGAGACGGGTCGTCGTAATTAtactaaatataataaatatattacattgaTGAAGGTGACCGAAGAAGATGGCGATCCAAAGTTAATGAAATCAGGCGAGATGACACCAAATCAAGTCGCTTCACTTTCCTTTATTAACGACTTCAATAAAAATGTAATGCCTAATGCTTTGACCTCCACACATTTGAATGGCATCAAGGAGGATATAACACTAGAACCCATACCATCCAAATCCAGTGGGGGTAGTGGTAATAATAGTGCTGGTGATCAGCTAAATGACGGCTTTATACGTTTACCATTGTTAGCGACAATGATGAATGCTGCAATggcacaacaacaacacaatCAGCAACAAAAAGATCCGGACCAAGGTCATACAACAATGATAACACCTTCTGTAACAATATCTGCAGTGAAACGTTCGCCACCGCCACTATTGAAGCCTAGCGATGATTTAGTCACGGATGTGCGACAAGAGGGTAATGAGAAGAAAACATTCTACAGATGCCGCAAGTGCAGCTTTCG TCATGCAAATCGCGATGCTGTACTTGCCCACGTCAAAATACATTATCAGGATCCGACATATCCGATGGTAACAGCAACAGCAACTAATTCGCCCATTTCAACAAATTCACAATCACAATCACAACCACAACATAACACACCACTTCAAGTGACCGTTAATCCGAATATTTATATGAACAAAGTTTTAGCCGCAATGTGCCTttcccaacaacaacaacaacaacagcaaccgcaGCAACAACAATCCAACTCGAATACTACAGTAAACAGCAATGATCAACAACAACATTCCATTATATCTGCCGGCCTACTACAACAGGCTATTCAAGCTGCACCGCCAAATTCACCTCTTAGCTGCCTAGCTTTATCACTCGCCGGCAAAAGTCCAGTAAAAGCAACTGCTTCTATTTTAGAGCACGGTGAGCAGAAAGCGACACAAAACGAGGCAAGTGCCCAAATAACGACGACGTCGCCTAaacaaaacagcaacaataataatagcaataatCTTAATAGTTTAACAATGGTAAATTTAGCCGCATTAGCAGCGGCAAAAGCTTCCTCCGATTCCGCCTCGGCAAACAGCATTGCTATTGGTGTAGGTGGGGGTGgaggtgttggtgttggtgttggtaaAGCCGATAGTATGACCACATCAGCAGCATCTTCGCTCCAGCATTTGTTAACCTCACCGCGCGGTACTTATACTTCATCAACAGCAGCTCATACATTACACCAACAATTACATTCACCTATAATTGGTGTTGGTGCTCAttctaataataacaataataatagtaatacaaatttggttatggGTGCATTAACAGTTTCGAAACACACAACAGCTATGCAAGGATTGAATGATAATGTTTTTGGTACGCCAACTAGCCCTATGAAGAGTTTAACGTCGACAGCACATGCAAATGACTTCGGTGCAACTTCGTCCTCCTCATTACAAACATCACCAAATGATATTACAGCATTCAACAATACATCAAGTGCAACAACAGTAACTACACTTCCTACTACTCCTTCTACAAGTACTACTACTGCATCTATGGGTGCCAAGTTCACTAGCGATTCATTTCATATGCAACAGATGGGTATCATCGGTGCTACAATTAATACAAATATTCATAattctgctgctgctgctgctgctatcacCTATCTAGGTGGTGGTAGTGGTAGCAGTagtagtggtggtggtggtgttggTGTCATTGGTAGTCAAATGGCTCATagtgataataataatagtatATGTATCGGTGGTATTATGTTTGGTTCTAGTAATTCTACTACTACTCCTAGTTTAATTCGCAATAATTCTATACctgcaacaacaacattagcAGCTAGCAGTCCTATAACTGCTAGCAAAAATGGTGGTGCATCATCATCATCTACAACGtgtaatttattattaaattcgGCTCAGTCGACGTCGGCAGCAGCGGCGGCAGCGTCTGGCCTTTATCTGCCTTCCAATGCAATAACACTGTCACCGGCAGCGTCCTGTATTTCGTCGGcaaatacaacgacaaacaatttcaataataataatacactAAATGCAAATCAGAATCCAAGTAATAATTGTAGTAGTAATTTATTAGTTAACGACAGCGAGCGACGTGAACCGTCGCCGTATCGTTGCGGTCATTGTCATCAAGTATCAAATTGGAAGCATGTCATTCag CGGCACTGTCGCTTGAAACACGCTGGCGACATACGCATCGAAACCCTTGATCGCTTCTTGAGCAGCGCCAATGAACGCAATGGGCCGCCCGTTTATCGACCGCTGGGCAGTGGCGCCTCTAATGAGTCTAACTATGGGCAAACATTAAAagctttacaacaacaacaacaacagaatcaacagcaccaacaacaacagcaacaacttcaacagcaacaaTCGCTCCAAATAATGAACAACAGCAGCAATATTTCGGGTGGCCCTCCAAACAACACCTCTGTACTTATGGCCAACAACAAAGGTGAACCACATTTATTGCACTCACCACTAGCAGGCACTGCTGCCGCTAATGCAGCAACCACACCACAAGAGCTGCAGCAAGCTGCAGCTGCTTATATAGCAGCCACTTATAAAGCAGCAGCTGCAGCAGCAAATTCAGCTGGTTCTGCCTCAGCCGCCGTAGCAGCAGCTGCTGCACTCGGCCTCAATAGTGAAGATTTATTGTTACATCAACAATTGCAACAAAATGATCAAATTGAAATAACACGTTTGGCGCCAAATGTCGGTAATGCTGCGCAGTCACAAccgcagcagcaacaacaacaactacagcaaAACTCCAAATGTAAACAGCAAAAGTGCCCACTCTGTCCATATATATCGGAGAGTAAATCCCAGATGAACTATCACATTTCGCTGCACAAACCGACACAATACGAGTGCTCGATGTGCACCTTCGTTTGTGCTAAGAAACAGCATTTGAGTAGCCACATGCGCACCGTACATCAGCAGCATAATTTAAGTGCTGTCAGCCAATTGGGAAATATGAGTGCGGCAATAAATTCCATGGACTTTAGCATGGCGTTGCATTTGGCTGCCGTAGCGCAAGCACAACAG GATTCATCATCTGCATCACCATTGGCCATTGATCTTACagctttaaaacaaaaaataactacAGTTCAACAGCTGCGCCAATCACAGCAAGCATCTACTCAGCAACAATCGCCACATCCTCACCCACATACAAACTCCACAACTGAAAACCAAATCAGAAGCCTACTCTATTGCCCAAAATGTCCCGCACGTTACACTCAAAAATACAGCGAAACTTCCAACGCCAAAAGAGAATTAGAGGATCACCTCAAATGTCACAGTGCAAGCGATGTGGTGGATGCAAACGCTTCCAATGGCGGCACACAAACCAAACCTGCCTTCAAATGCGAATATTGCGATTATGGCGCTGCACATGAAGCGCACATACAAAAGCACCGTTATGTGCATACACAACACTATCAAGACAAATGTGCCACACTTTATAAGCACATCCCCGAGGATGTTGAATATGCGCCACCAAAACTTATGCAAATCACTTTAGCGAAAAGTTTACAGCAAGCGCCCGAAACAATTTGGATTGTAGACAATGAATTAAATGTGCAGGCGGTGAGCAAAGAACAACGACATGCATGCATATCCTCTTCCTCGCTAACTCACACAACTAAAAGCACCGCCACAGCAGCAGCAGCTGTAACGACAACGCATTTCGATACAGCTAATTCGCTGCTAAAGAAACAGCTGGAGTCAGGCATGAGTATTAGTGGTTTGGGTGGTGCATCAAATGCTACAATTCGCAGTTCACCATCGCCCCCACCCACATCTAAAGAGCTAGCCGATGCTGATGATTCATCGAATATGCCATCGACAAGTGCATCGGTGGCTACCAGCGATTTAGCTGTTGATGGCGGCAGTGATTTTACATCAAGTGCAGCATCGCCTGCACCAGTCGAAAAGTGCCTCTATTGTCCATATGAAACAAAACACACCTCGCTTTACAAAGCGCATTTGCAACGTCACATATGTATTAGCAATCAAAAAGAAACTTACACCTGCGAACACTGTGATTACACCGATTCGAAACAAGAGAATATTGCAGACCATACACGCGTACATTTTAGTGCAGTGGAGAAATTGAAGTCAGTGGCATTCTTTACTTCCTATGATAATTTGGAATTGAGTGTTGAACAAGATGGTGTGCAGGGAGGTGCAGGAGAACATTACGATAAGCAGACTGTGGCTGAATTAGAGAGAGAGAAAAGTGCACCAAATACGGAGCAGCCAACCTTGAAAATCAAACAAGAGCACAATAACAATAATGAAGACCATGTTATTAATGAGAATGTTGTTAAGGAGCAGCAGCAGACACAAGCGAAGAGTAATGTCAAAGTGAAAGTGGACGGcgataacaacaaaattttagagaaaACGCCAACAACTGAAAGCATTATTAAGAAAGCTTGCAACAAAATTATTCTCTACAAAAACGATGGCTGTTTGAGTATTAAACGTGAAGGCAGCAATAGCAGcagtagcagcagcaacaacaccaattCGAACAGCAATACAAACATCAGTGAAAATATTAGCGATCGTTTACGCCGACGTATAAGTCGTAATAGCAATAACAACAATGCTAATCATCTAATTGGCATTGGGGGTAGCTCGAATGTGAACAACCATAATGATGATCAAGCGGGGGCTGGAGGTGGTGCGCAACAAGGCCATAAAACCATATTAGTAAATGCCAAAACTGGTCAGGTTATAAGTAGGAATTAA